The nucleotide window TTTGTGCTTCTATACTTAGAAGAGGAACACTCTGGCGCCTTTCGTTGGTTTGAACTGGTGTTAAACGTGTGGCCACGCTCGAACTAGTAGTAGTTTGATAAACCACTTTAAATCAGGAACGAAATTATAAATGGTTGAATAATATATGAGAATGAATTGGAtccatgtctcatgttcaacaaGTGTTCAATACAGAGGGATAAGTGAGCCGATAATCGGGGCTATAGTATTTGCATAATTTAAGAACTAATTAGTGCAAAGAATTAGTTGACATGAATTTTTCATACCTTGCCGGGGGCAATATGATGCAGCTAGGCACCCACTATTGTCTACATTGAAACTTAATCGGCCAAtcgaccaagtgggagattgttggatataatgttcaattgtcgattataattcaatgttgccgtcaaggtacgacccaaagagttacactttgggcaacgaacatgtaacggtgttttaatcgttaataaccggatcacgaaataataagcgtaatGAAAGAAACGGGTAATTACTTGGAATAATTACGGAGAGCcgatttaatattataattaatttattaattataataaattgtatatatatattgttaattatcTAGATAATTAAAAAGAGAGATAATTGTTATAATTATGAGATAATTATGAAGGGGTTGTGATTAGATTACAACTCCTAATCTTGGTTTGAATTAAGATATATtagatatatctttaaaaaaaatcaaaatatgaAATCtctttcatatatatatacatgtctCGTTCCATCTTATAAgtggtttttttttaggttttaaaAGTCATAAAAGGAACTGAAGGAACAAATAGATACGTAACTTTATACTGGTGTCGCAAAAGGAAAAAGAAGAGGAACTAACAGTTTATTGGCTATTATTAACAAACCTTCTTGTTTCTTCGTTTACGCGAAAAGGTAAGTAAAGTTTTTAAACTTTATTTTTCTTTAGAATAAGGTTTCGTATGAAatcgtttcaaacgaacaaacatgatttcgtggtcaacgatcatctagcgagatcgttcgttgaaccaaggtgtctttcttggatgtcacgattctttattttattataacctattttgattgtaatgagatcactggtggaaatggtttagaaccgaacctcgtgtacatgttttccgctgcgttcagtttgtttgacaaattgataaaaattattttctaaaattTACACGAAATTCCAACAATGTGCACTTAAAAAGTGGGGATGTATCAATACTTATAATGCTTCGAATCTGAAAGCAATagaatattaaaattaaaaaattaattttatgtaatgtttaacttttatgttttattttaatgtattgtttaacttttatttattattttttttacgaAATGTTTAAATTTTTATGTATATCGTACTTACCACAACACCAATGGTGATAAAGACCATTTCAAAGCGACTAGCTTCATCAGTCAATTTGTGAGCAACTATTCTTGGACAACGAACCACAGTAATCACAAACGCAGTCACAGTCTCCCAAATCCAAGTACCGTGGTGCGAAAGGCGACGGACGTGTCATCTTATGTGGCATGGTGGCAATACATAGGCACCAAGCCGGCCATATTGCGGTCACATCTCGACATCTAAAGCGTAGACGAAAGTGTTAAAAAATTGAAATAAGAGTAAGAACTAAACATCAGTTATACCAAACATATTACGAATACATAaagttgaatttatcattaaaaaCACGAGGTTTTTTCATCTGGGTAACTTTAAAACTTGTACCTATATTGACTATTTTATTGTCAACTAGTATTAAggcccccgcgttgcggcgggggcatagaccgtgccaagtagcactaatACTACACAACTACCAACGACAAGCAGCAcgaaaaagctcgtaaaaacaaaataaataaaaaggaaaaaataacacCAAACGAAAAGCATACGTAAAATCATCGAACCACGCATGCCCGTTGCGgcatgttaatgcgaagaaattagactgaaatgtaaaaatagaaaagaataactaagtcgacctAAGACCACgcgcgttgcgacgaacctgtcaaacagggaAAAATAGACGAGTTGTGATGgtcctgtcaaacgggaaaaaatagtaaaaaaaacgTTGAAACCCACACGTACGTTACGGCGCGTGGGCCGATCAGAGGGCAAAACGACAAGGTGGCCGGTCGAAAGGCGACGAAACCCTTTCCTCGTTTCTTTCTCCTTGTCATCTCGCTCTTAATCGCCCATTATCTTCATATGAACGCAAGCTGTAAATGTGGGGGAACTCGAATGTAAACGGAGGACACGTATGTAGATGGTGGGATGTGTGTAATGTTATTGTTTAACCTAGTGTGAAACAAAAGGTACAACAAATAAACCAAACAATATAAATAACCCAAACATAAAACAATAACTAAGCAAGAAGTACAACCAAGTATTGCACAAACATATtccaaattaatagtatataaaccCAAACATAAAACAATAACTAAGCAAGAAGTACAACCAAGTATTGCACAAACATATtccaaattaatagtatataaatataaataaatgtgCATCTCATCTCAAGTGACTGACTAAGTCACTTTTTGTACCTATAGTCTGTTTGTCTAAAGTCTTAAGAATAATCTTGTTTTGTCAAAAAGTTTAGACTAAGTTTAGACTTGTTAAGGTTTATCTTAGTGATTTATGATTTAACCATCAGTTCTATTTTAATGGACCTCAAAAGTCATTGATGAAGCTTTGACCTTTTTGCCATCCACCAAAATGACTCTTCCTTACCATTAAAGCATGAGTAACTGCACAATTAACTTGTGTTTTAATAAACACTTATTTTTCTAATTTGGTGGGTGTAATTATATAATGAGTGCAGTGTAAACAATGAGGCAAATAAGGGTACCTGTCGGTTGACCAACACGTAGCATGTTTTGTCGTCTCTAAAAGCTGGATCCCATTTGTGTATAACGCGCACATGTATTGGTGACACAGCTCCTTCTGGTCTAAGGGTAGGGTTGATATTTCCGTGTCGTTCATCTTCTGCTACTTGTTTTCAAGAAAAAACTACAACATTAGTCATTAGGTTTGATTAAAAAAATCCACATCAATCTTTCATATCCATCAGGCTGATATGGGAGTGTTTGTTTATTTGTATTGTGCTCAAGTGGACAGATTGGATCTGACTTGTTTCTTAATCCTCTCGACCCAAATTTCAGAATCGGTTTTCCAACCATTTCTATAAAAATCCATGCACCATACTTTCATAAGTCTACTGATTCGTTCATACCCCTTTCGGCATATATTTTGAAACAACTTGCAAGCATCATCCACTTGTTTAATACATAATTTCCTTAACATCCTATTATAAGAGTATACATCGAGTGAAAAACAGTTTCACGCAACTGTTAATCAATTAGGCTTAGAATTCGTTATCCTTTGTGGCTGCAAGTAATAATACTTACCACGCATGTTGACTTTCGAGCCTCTTTCCAGTTCGTCAAGTCATTGTTCGAGAGCTTTCCCTTTCGCAAATTCTTGATCCGCCTCATCCACTTTCCCTTCCCCTCCTTAAAGCAagtgctttcttcttcaaagcaAGAAGCTCTCTTTGAATTTCTAAATTTCTTTTTGATGCCAGTTTATGGTCGAAATCATGTTTCGATTTTAAAACTGACACATCATTATTTTCTCGAGCGTTATGGGTCCTGCCAACCTCGCTTCAAGTAGTTTCGCCTTTTTTAGCAAGGCAAGTGCCTTTGCGGTGTTACCAGCTGGTTTTTCATTGAGTGCTTCTCGTTTTAAAGACTGTATTTCACTTAAAAGTGACTCTTTTTCAGAATCGTGATCTTCAGTCCACCCTAGAGATTGCAAAGCAGTCGACATTTCAGGGTCGTCCATATCTTCTTCGGTCACTTCAAAGTTGCCATCGACATGGCGCCCATCGTCCATGCGAAGAAGatggtcaaagtcaaagttaGGATTCCGATCATTCCCATGTGATAGAATATCTTGTTTATCGATATCCATGCTACGAATCAACGAAGCGAACTCATCATCTCGTCACCTGACAATTCTTGCTCTTCTATATAATTTCCATGGTCGagacacacactctctctctccccctcCCTATCTTGCTTTCTCTACTTCACCTCTTCTTCTATATCATCCCCCTATTTCTCTACCTCTACTTCTGTTTAGATGAGTTGTAGACTGATGAGGAATGGAGACAACCGCAAATCTCCCACTTATTGTGGGGTTTGATTGGATGTGAAAGATCCAGTGAACCCATTAAACAGATTTTGATGGTGTTCACGGAGTTTGGATGATAGCATTGTTGATTGATCCTCAAAATGACCAACGTCCCACGGGAGTGTTAATTTGTTTTGACCTCCGTTGCAGACGGAGACGTCCGACCAAGAGACCGGAGAGCATTTGAACTAGAAAATTTGTCATTGGTACCGTCGGATCAAAGTTGTCTGTAGGAGCAGCCAATGTGACATAATGGGATGAAAATGGTGGTAATGAGGTGGCAAGTGAAAGAAATATGTGCCTTATATACTTATACCTATAGCTTCTCACAAAGAAAAACTTCTTAGACTAGAGGGTATGGAGAGCCCCATCCTCAAGAGGATGGGCCGCCATGTCAGCGCCACGTAGGCTtggcttggaggggatggacctagggggtgggggatgaacccctttatatatatatatatatatatatatatatatatgtatgtatgtataggtgtgtgtgtgtgttaggaGAGAGGAGGAGGCACGGCTACACCGGCTGTGGGAAGCCGAACTTGCCGGGCCGGACCTGAGGGGGgtggtgtgggggaccggcgccggtcctagccggcccccatacccactagtcttaaTTAATAGAAAGGAAATCATAGGGAATTCAAAATCCATCGTACAATAATAACATATTTCCATTATTTTACCAATCATAGAACACACACATACATAAATAGCATACTTTTTTTTTCACATGACTAGCAAGCAACAATATGATCTTATTAAGAGAAACCAAATATGAATAAAACTACTTGCAACACTCAAACCAAACACAACACACCTTTATGATCTTATTTAAGAAAAAACCAAACATACTTGCAACACTCAAATCAAACACAACACACACCTTCAAAAACATGCCGGTCATTTGAGACTCCAGACAGTGAAATAAGTTTGAACACCAGTAAGAAAAAGAGCTATTAAAGCTCCAAGCAGTGAAATAAACTTCCACGGGCTCTTGCGATATTCGTGCATAACTAACGAAATAGGTGTGTTACTCCAATTTTCATGATGTCGTTGTATCATTTCCTTAACTGAACTATAATCTGGATTGTGTGGAACTAAATCACTGGCTACTTCATTGAAGAGATCCACGACATCGTTATCAGTCCCCAAGTAGCTTTCAAGCACCCCAGCATCTCTAAGAACCTTAACGTCCTCATGGTTAATAATCATTAACTGAAGAAGACACACGTAGCCCATAAACGGCGCATTACTATCAACTGTGCGCATTTCATACGCTatcaagtttaacaaaacaagcTTGGTGGAATAATCCACGGCTACTGGAGGGAGTCGTACAGCCGCTGAAAACTCACAGTACCAGCCTCTAGAGAAGGCAACATTCTCTAAGGAAATAGGGTCACATGGCCTGAAACGAATCCCTACATCCAAAAGCTGGTTAACATTCGGGAAGTTACTCCCTTGGTACTTGTATTTTTTATCCGATTCATTCATGGGAACCCTTACATTTTTATCAGGTGTATGATTGCGATGTagaagatggagaagatgatCCGGTTCATTTTCGAATAACTCAGAGTTTCTTTTCGGCTTCAAAGATCCCAACATACTCGCACGACGGATGTGCCAAAGGATCTCTTTTTTTACTTGTAGTTTCGCCAAACTCGTCACCAAACTTAGGAGTTTATAAGGAATTTGGTTTTCGAACATGAATAAATCTTCACTGACCAAGAAGATCTGGTCGGATTTTATCTCCCGAAAATTAAAAGAGTTTTCATTAAAAACCGAACTTATGAAATACAAGATAAAACAAGAATCTAGCAACATCATCCGAGTGAATACCTTATCCGAATACGTTGATGTTGTGTTTTCTTCATAGAAGCTTCTTAACTCTTTCAGCATTGATGCATCACCAAGCTTTATGTACAAACTTGCTAAGGCCTCCATGTCGTTAGAAAAGAGCTTCATAGCGAAATCTGGCTTGCGTTTCTCCAACAACTGGAGTTTGGGTTCCCCGAAATGGTAGGGACCGATGGAGACAGCCTGAGGAACAAAGTACTTGTCGTACTCGTGTTTCTCACGCAAAATGCTTGGAACACTGCGGACTTGTGCGGTTGATGATGGTGGGGGAGGTGGATTGGGGTCGGTAGCGGAGCCTATAATCCAGTTGATAATTGACTCATTAGAGGTCAGGTCGATGCTGCTTTGCGTTTGGTCATGGTTCGACATTTTTTGGATTTCAGGGTTTAGTGATTATGCATGGGATCATAAggatatatataatatacatgaGGAGGTCATGTGTCTACTAGGTACTTGCTAGAGAATTTTGAAACATTAGTGCTTTAACATTGTCTATAAATGAAGTTAAGAATATTATAATAGGTAGCTATTAGCTAGTATTACTAAGTACTAACTTAGAGGATCCTTTAAAAAGTGCttaaagtgtaagaagtgtgagaagtgtgtattataacactatatataatactatataacaccatataaacaccgtataacaatatgtaacaccatataatatcatataacactatgtaacactatatatcattatataacaaatataacactataggttgtctgatagcatgtctatgatagatgtatagtgttatattcgttatataatgatatatagtgttacatagtgttatatggtattatatggtgttacatactgttatacggtgtttatatggtgttatatagtattatatatagtattataatacacttctcacactttagtccctttttacactatccttaccctactAACTTATTCTATATATAAAGTTACGCTCATGTGTTTCATGTTACTTATTAAAGTGGATTAGCTTATCTTATATAGATGTTTTATAAGTTACAAAACTTCTCAGTGAAGGTCTTTCTTTATTAAAGTTTCAAATCGTTACTATTTGCATATTAAGGTCTTTCTTTATTAAAGTTTCAAATCATTACTATTTGCATATTATAAAAAGTTAGAAACGTACAAATAAAACTATATTAATATCTTTCGaaaaattataagttttgtcctttatcttaataccacttatcaggcggtgtcttttttaacgaattttgacaagttttgtcctttacaaggaattttgttgcacgttttgtcctttaggcttaacccagttagattttcttgttaaatcttgtcacccaagggtattttagtctttttacccatttcGACTTTTGGTGTTTTGCCATATTGATAGTTAATTAATTTTGAATCAAATTGAATTGAAAATCATAAATAGTATTCGATTTGAATTTGATTACTGGACTCGAATACGAATCAACTTGAATTCGAGCCTtattaatcgaattcgaatcgagtCTAAGTTTCGAATTTTTCAAATCCCAAACAAATTTTGAACACCTCTAAAGTCAGCCTACCCTAATGTGAACTAAAAAAATTACATGTTTTTACGCGTATTCTTGTTGACTGGTTATGGAACCCTCCTCTACTAGATCACCAGTGTCACCTCTATGTTTGACCATCTATCACTTAAAACCGGTTATGAAACCCTTCTCTACTCGATCACGAGTGTCACCTCTATGTTTGACCATCTATCACTTAAATACAGTTTAAactaatatattttaataaataaaccaTCTATCACTTAAATACAGTTTAAACTAATATATTTTAATAGATACTCAGCTAACCAATTTGATCAGGTCAAATGCAGTCTACACATTTGACTGTGTGCAAGACCTTCAAGGAAGGCAAAATCATATTAGGTTTTTGTTTTGTTATcaggtaaaaaaataaaaatgaggCTTAAATATCTCCATCACTATAAAACAAGAACTTTGATTTGTACTGTTGTGAACATATACAATTCTATAGTTACATCCAATATGGTCTACTGTCCTTTGGTTTCAATATTTTGGTTTCTGAATTGGGATTTGGCAAAAGGCCTTAAACATATAAAACGCGGGTCTCCATCTTCCGCCTTGACTTGCTTCATGGTGCTTGTCGAAAAGTATAAGCTCATGGGATCAAAGAGAACTCAAGTAGTCTTTAAGCAGATTGAAAATAGGATTTGCAAATGAAGATCCTTCTGATCTTTGAAACATGATTCCATCCATACGGGCTTGCACCCCGTCGCTTGATGCTAAGCCATCCATTAGCTGCTTTAATGCCATGTCTATCCCGATTACCGAGCTCCCTATTCCACTAAGGATTTCTGGTAAAGAGGGTGATGATCTTGACAACTCAACCAAAGTAACCTATACACAACCAGCAATATCATCAACAAGATTTGAACAAATTTAGTTATGAATGACTGAATGAGTCAACTTTGGTTATGTTTGAGCACAAGGAACCGACCTGTTTGTCCTGAGGTATGTTGGCCTTGTGTTTGGCTATAGCGACAGCCCGTGAAAAGCCGCCAATTGCATCAACTAAACCCCGTGAAGCGGCATCATTACCACTCCATACTCTTCCTTGAGCAAACTCCTCCATTTTATCTACCTGCAATTATCAGCATTGTCGGGCTGCTAATTTCATTAAAACTGCTTGAAAAATAACTTGAGTGACCACATACACTCATTGATCTTGAAAATGCTGCCTTGTTACGAAACTGTTTGTAAGCATTTTGAGCAGATTCCGCAAATAGTTTCTCTTCATCGGGTCTGTACACAACAGATGTGCAAAGTGGTTAGAATCATGAAAAATAATCAATTACCAACAGTAATTAGATCTTGATCAGTTACTGTAAAATCTAACTTCTTAAATATTTCAATTAAGAAAGCCGAGTGCTTTAATGACACCCAATAGGATGCTTTCAGCCagtttacttatttatttatttgtatttaatatttaccaagtattttgacccgccgcgcgttgcggcggcggcGAATCTTAAAGTAACTTGCATTTATACCGTCAAATATTTGATCCGATTTCCGAGCaaaatttatgtcaaaacgtagaccacatagttgtcgatagcgaatagcgatagCAACAAGGCACCTATAGCCTACGTAGCAAATAGcgacggctattttataaatagcgattacactagaaaaagaattttgaaaatttttatatgtatattacatcaaaatacccttgtatatatgctattttacatgtatatttaacaaaaactaatagttagtagcaaaaaataagtttttgaactgGAATTTAATTGAACTCGTGCGTGCCCGcatcctgcggacacgaatgcagctccaaAAACCCCGGGGCAGTTTTTGCACCATTTAACCTTCGTTTACATTTTTTAAATGGTCCAGGCAAGAGGTGTGAAATACAGCctgaaaccaaaaaaaaaaaaaacaacctgtCGCTATACATCGCTAAGACCCATATAGCGACACTTGGTCGCATGGCtacgtagcgcgctatagcggtcgctatagccgctattaacaactatggtaGACCATCCgaaaatgtacataaaaataagcacgaaaacgtattatatttaactcacgtatataaaaataagcaAGTAAAACCCGAGAAGGTCAAAATGATATTTTATAAAGATTTTAGAAAGGTGAGGGGGTATAACTGCCAATGCTGAAAGTTGAggtacaaaaagacaaaaaacaaaagaataagaaaaaaaaccaaaaaccaaaagaCAAAACCACtgtagctcgatttgaaattcgctATAGTGAATAATCATACCacaattgttatatatatataattcttaAAAAGATAAGATGAAATAAAACCCAAATTGACCGTTTACAGGATGAGGGATTCTAATTTTGAACATCTAACAAATAAAGGATCCACTCACCTGAATGGCCGCTGGTCAGCAGCAGTCAACTCAGCAAATCGTCCCCTTGAAATAACTTCCTTGTTGAAACCGATCCTTTCGTAAAGTTTCCCCAAATTGAACTTACCTAAAACCGATACAGTGATTAAACATACAGCCTTGAAAAGTCAAACATGCTCAAAACCATCATGGATCGTTCATTTTGTTCAAGCGTTTCAAATTGAACATGTCAAAGAGAAAGTTCACAGGATGATGTAACTTTAAAAAGTGTAATTGACCTGTAACAACGCCAATTGAACCAGTCAAAGTAAGGTTCTCCGAGAGTATAGTTTGTGCTGCCATGGCCATATAGTATCCTCCACTAGCTGCCACATCAACCATTGATGCAACTACAGGCTTAGATTCAGCCAGTAGTCTGATTTCCCTCCACATCCTACACAAAAAAATAGTATTAACCTAACCATATTAGAAATCAAATAGTCTAgcctatgttgtcaaagacgcaaggcgcaggcgaggcgtatcggcctcgcccggagcccaggcgcaaggcgcaaaaaaagcgcgggctttttttaagaaaagcgcacgtagagaaaaaaatataaaaaatatgttatgctttgaaaataaataagattccacatatggtttgaaaaaatataaaaaatatgttatgcttttAAAAAATATGTTAGGCTTTTTTGCGCGTTACCTTTTGTTTTCTGCTTATGCGCTGCGCCTCAGCACCGTTTTTGCGCCTAGGCGCACGCCTTTTTGCGCCTCAGCAccgtttttccaaaaaaaaactcgtttttgcgcctaggctaccaccaggcgctataggtgcgcctcgctgcgcccgagcgcctaggcgcgcgctttttgcgcttttgacaacatagagTCTAGCAACATATTCTCTTAGATATTCTTTCTTGTCCGAAAACGCTCATACACTTACAAGTCAGAAGCAAGAGCATCACCTCCAGGGCTGTCAATCCGGATGATAACAGCCTTGTACCTTTTTGACTCTGAAGATATATAACAGAGGTCCATAAACATAAAAAAAGCAGCAACAAAATCCAAATACGAGCATAAAATtcttataaaaatacattttttGAGCAAAAAGTGTTTTGagccaacccaacccaaccttacCCGTACAAACAAAATACCTGTTTTTAGCCCAAAATCATATTGCCCTGATGCGCAACCCACCCAAATTGCCAATTTGCCACCTCTAGTACTTTATTTTGTTCCTTCATGATATACGTATCCAAGATCAGACtaactatatatattttttacgtACCTCGTACGCTGCGAATCTTCTCAATGAATTGCTCAGCAATAATGCCTGAACTAGGTGAACTAAATGGTCCCCGTACACGACTGATGCTACCGGAAGCTCTAATTACCGCAATTTTATCCTTGCCACCAGATAACCCCACAGTCCATTTCTTAACTTTTGAGTATTTCCTGGAAATAAAGGAGTCCATAAGTtattggaaaaattacaagttttgccctttatctttataccacttttcaggcggtgtcctttttaacgaatgttgacaggcggtgtcctttactaggtattttgctgcaagtttagtcctttacacccaacccagttaaaaaaccctgttaattgttgacaagcggtgtcctttactaggtattttgttgcaagtttagtcctttacctaagtattttgttgcaagtttagtcctttacacccaacaattaacagggttttttaactgggttgggtgcaaaggactaaacttgcaacaaaatacctagtaaaggacaccgcctgtcaacatttgttaaaaaggacaccgcctgaaaaatagtataaagataaaggacaaaacttgtaatttttcctaagTTATTTTGTGCAAGCATTCAACAGAGATGATACAATAGCGCTCTCAAGTCCCCTCTCGCGTCTTCC belongs to Helianthus annuus cultivar XRQ/B chromosome 5, HanXRQr2.0-SUNRISE, whole genome shotgun sequence and includes:
- the LOC110943995 gene encoding UPF0481 protein At3g47200 is translated as MSNHDQTQSSIDLTSNESIINWIIGSATDPNPPPPPSSTAQVRSVPSILREKHEYDKYFVPQAVSIGPYHFGEPKLQLLEKRKPDFAMKLFSNDMEALASLYIKLGDASMLKELRSFYEENTTSTYSDKVFTRMMLLDSCFILYFISSVFNENSFNFREIKSDQIFLVSEDLFMFENQIPYKLLSLVTSLAKLQVKKEILWHIRRASMLGSLKPKRNSELFENEPDHLLHLLHRNHTPDKNVRVPMNESDKKYKYQGSNFPNVNQLLDVGIRFRPCDPISLENVAFSRGWYCEFSAAVRLPPVAVDYSTKLVLLNLIAYEMRTVDSNAPFMGYVCLLQLMIINHEDVKVLRDAGVLESYLGTDNDVVDLFNEVASDLVPHNPDYSSVKEMIQRHHENWSNTPISLVMHEYRKSPWKFISLLGALIALFLTGVQTYFTVWSLK